Below is a genomic region from Candidatus Hydrogenedentota bacterium.
CTTGCCGGGCCCTACGGGCTGTGCGGGCGGTAACGGCGCCGTGGGCGGCGCGGGCGGCGCGGGCGCCAAGGGCGGGACCGGCGGCGCGGGCGGCAAGGGCGGCGACGGCGGCTATGGCGTACCGGGCATCGTGAAGCTGCATGGCTCCGTGGTGCTTGGCGAAGACCTGACCGTGGTGGCGGACAATCGTTACGACCCAGGCTCCGACAGTACGGACTATCAGGGCAAACTGACCATTATTTCGAACATGAATTCCACCGCGGTAAACGATCACCTGCCGCTGTTGTCCAATCCCAGCAACGCCAATCGGGTTCATGTCGGCGTAACAACAAACGATTCCTTACTCAAGGACGACAGCATCTACGCGGGCTCGGCGGTGCAATGCCCGCTGGTGCCCGAACTGACAACGGGGCCGGCGGTGGCGGGCCTGTTGAGGCCCGGCTATTGGAACCAAGCTGTCGTCGACAGCGCCACCCCTGTTCAGACGAAGAACGGCTGCGAATTGTATCTCCTGTCCGGCGCTTCAAGCGTCTACGACGGCTTCGACCAGGTTGTGGTCAAGAATGTGTCCGGCGGCGGAGTAATCGGCATGTTCCTGCAAGTGGCGGGATATCCGCCGGTGCTGATCAACACCACGGGCGACCTCGCGGCAGGTGACGTTTGGACGACCACCATCGAAGCCGGACTGGCGGGATTGCCAGTGCTGGTGCAGGGCGCGACGATTACCTCGCACCCGCAAAACGCGGACCGCTGGCCCGGCGCGGCAAGCGTGAAGTTCTCCGTGACGGCAGTCGGCGATACGCCTCTGACCTACCAGTGGTACCGGGATTTGGACGCGGACGGGGAACCGGACCCGGAGGAAGTAATAGACGGCGCGACGTCACCGGACCTGAACCTGTACAACGTGCAGGAGAGCGACCAGGGCCACTACCTGTGTACCGTGACGAACGTCGCGCGAACCGTGAAATCGAACCCGGCGTTCCTGAATATCTTCGACGGGCCTGAAATCGTCGTGCATCCGGTCCCGCTTTCGAAATGGCCGGGTGAATCGGCGCAGTTCGCGGTGCTCGCAACGGGTCCCGGCTTGAATTACCAGTGGCAATTCCAGCACGGCAGCACGGGCGACTGGGAGAGCCTGCCGCTGGAGATTACCGCCACGCTCGATATCGACCCGGTGCAGGAGTCGCACGAAGGCGACTACCGATGTGTCGTGTCAAATCCGGTTGACACGGTTACCTCGAACCCGGCAACGCTGACGGTGAAAGACCTGCCGCAGATTGTCAAGCACCCGGAGGATGTCACGGCGCCGGTGGGAACGCCGAATATATTCTTCAGCGTCATCGCCACGGGCACGAGCCTGGACTACCGCTGGGAGACGAATCGTACTGGAGCCTGGGAGATCATCGCGGGCGAGACGGCCAGCACGCTCGTGATTCCGTTCATGCAAGCGTCGGACGTGGGGCAATACCGGTGCCGCGTCGCGAACGGCGGCCTCCCCTATGACGACTCGTCCGGCCTGGGCGGCGGCGTCCTGTCCAACGAAGCGACGCTGTCTGCCGGTGACCCGGGCATCCTGCAACAGCCACAATCGCTGACGGTGAACCCGCTGGACCTGGCGGAATTCACGGTGGTGTCGGTCACCGCAGGCGATCCGGCCGACTTGACCTACCAATGGTACAAGGACGACACCCCGATTTTGCTCGAGCAGAATCCCTCGGCGCAGTCGCAGACGCTGAGCATAGCGGAAGCCGTGGAAGCGGACGAGGGCGTCTACAAGGTGCGCATCGACGGACCGGGCGGCTACGTGGTATCGAGCACTGCTACACTGACAGTGAACGACCTTCCGGTAATCACGCAGCAGCCGCAGGACCTCCGCGTCGATGCCGGCGGCCTCGCGTCGTTCACGGTCACGGTTGACAGTGTGCTGCCCGTCAGCTACCAGTGGCGGTATACGGACCCGGTCACGCTGGTAACGACGAATATCTTGGATGCGAACGCCGACACGTACACGATACCAAGCGCAACTGATGACGACGACGGCCTCTACGAGTGCGCCGTAACCAGCGCGGCGACGGTCAACACCGGACCCGTCGTTTCCGACCGCGCGCAGCTGGTCGTCGGGCACGTGCTCGAAATCACCGCGCTGTCGGGGGGCGGCGCAGTCTATGTCGGCGACCCGATCTTCTTCTCAATTACGACACAATACGGCCTCGGGACTCGCACTTACCAGTGGTACAAGGACGCCGTGCCGGTCGGGCCGTCGGCGCAGTCCACGCAGGAGACCTGCACGTTCGACGCGACTGTGGTCGTCAGCGCGGACTTCGTCCACGCGGGCGCCTATGTCTGCAGGATCTCGGATGACCGCGGCACAGTGGTATCCGACCCGTTGCAGGTAGAGGTGTTCGCGCACTTGGGCAAGCCGGAAGTTGCGGTCGCAGTCAACGGTCTGCCGTATGAAGCAAGACCGGTAGAATGCACAGTTGGCGATGCGGTCACGCTGATTGCTTCGGTCACGGGCGGGATGCCGCCGCTCGACCGCAATTGGCTGTTCGAATCGGGCACCGGTAACAAGGTACTGCCGGATTCGTGGACGGAGAATGGCCCAGAAGCCATCATAGAGGAGATTGAGCCCGATAACGAAGGCTGGTATGCCGTGGAAATCGGCGACAGCGGGTCTGACCTCGGCGTATCCGACCCGGTCTACATCTCCGTGGACCTTGGCCTGCCCGTGGGCGGCCTGATCGGGCTTGTGGGGTTGAGCGCCGCGTGCAGCCTCGCCGGGCTGCTCACGCTGCGCCGCCGCCGCTGAACCTGCTCACAGGCGAGACATGCCGCGCGCCCTTCCCGGTACGCCGGGGAGGGCGCGCGCTTGCTCGGGGACACCGTCGCAGTGTATCAGGCCCGCGTCAATCCGGCACGGTCACGCCCCGCGACTGTAAATAGGCCTTGAGTTCCGGAATGCCGATGAGATGGAAGTGGAACACGGACGCGGCCAGGAGAATCGATGCACCTGCCTCGACCGCCTCGTAGAAGTGCTCCAGTTTCCCCGCGCCGCCGGACGCCACTACCGGCACGGATACCGCGCCCGCAATCGCGCGGATCACGGGAAGGTCGTACCCGGTCCGCGCACCGTCGCCCGCCTTGCTTGTGGGCAGGATGCAGCTCGCGCCAAGCCCGGCCATCTTTTTCGCGAATTCGACGGCGTCACCGCCGGTGGCGGTGCGCCCGCCGTCAACATACACTTCGTAGCCTGAAGCCAGGGCGGGATTCCGGTCCACGTCGATAGCCACGGTCACGGACTCGGCCCCGAACCGCGCGGCCATCTCGCTGATGAGTTCCGGCTTTCGGAACGCCGCGCTGCTCACGGACACCTTGTCCGCGCCCGCATCGAGCACAGCCGCCGCGGCCTCGATGCTGTTGATACCGCCGCCCACCGTGAAGGGGATGGTTGCGGCTTCCGCCACGCGGCGCACCACTGCAAGCATGGTAGGCCGGTTTTCGACGGTCGCGGTGATGTCAAGCAGGGCCAGTTCGTCTGCCCCCGCCGCGCAGTAAGCTTGGGCGCAGGCTACCGGATCGCCTGCGTCCCGGATATCAACGAAGTGCACTCCTTTTACAACCCGGCCGTTCTGCATGTCCAGACACGGCATAATGCGCGCAGATTTGCTCATAAAGTGCCTTTCCATTCGCGTGCGGGCGCGGCCCCGCGTGTCTGGCGGGCATCATACCGCGTACCATCGCGGCAACCAAACAGGGGCCTTCACATGCGTCAGCTTCTTTTTCCCACCCCCGTTTTGACAGTCTCGGCCCCGTTTCACAGCGTCGCAAGCTTCGGCAAAGCAACACAGAAGACAGGCAGCCGACGAAGACTCATCTGCTCCTGTGCGTGGTAGCGGCGTTGAGCGCAGGCTGCGCGCAACAGCCGGAAGGTCTCGAGCGGGTCGGCCTGAACGGGTTCGACCCAGGCGACAACGCCGCGGACTGGAGTGATTGCCCGTGGTCCATGACCTATTTCATTCCGGACGGCAAGCAGGAGGGGCATCTCTACGCGGGCACCGCGAATGTGGAAACGGGATTCGAGGTCTGGAAGTTCGAAGGGCACGGCGGACAGGGGCCGGTCCGCGTCATCGCGAACGGCGCGACCGGCCAGAAGAGCATGGCGGTGTCCAACCTGTGCGCATTCCGTGACGCGCCGTATCTGGGCGCCATGATCGTCGGTGGCGCGCGGTTCCGCGGCGCTCTCGACATCCTGTTTGGCAAACGCCTCTTCGGCCCGCTTGCGGCCCTGTTCGATACGGGCGGCGACCTCTACCGCTCGACGGACGGTACGCGCTGGGCGCCGGTGTTCACGAATGGCATGGGCGACCCCTACAATTTTGGCGTGCGCAATATGGTTTCGTTGGACGGGTGGCTGTATCTCGGCTTGGTCAACAACTTCGACGGCCTGGAGATCTGGCGCGGGGAAAAGGCGGCGCAATAACGTGCGCCGGGGCCGCGCCGCGAATGGTGCGGACGCGCACGGCTTGGCTATACTGGGCGGCGCCGGCATATAAGGAGCACGCCATGCGACTGAGCATCGGGGGATACAGTTTTCATCGGCTTCTCGAAGCGGGGAAGCAGGATATCTTCCAATACATTCGCGACTGCAAGGAACTGGGCGCGACGCAGCTCGATCCCTGGAACGCGCAGCTTGCGCCCATCCGCGACACGGACCTCGTGGCGCACGCGGGCAGCAATCCGGGCAACGCGCGCCTATCCGCACAGGACGACGCCTATCTCGCGCGTGTGCGCGAGGCCGCGGATAACGCGGGACTCCCGTTCGGGTGCATCGCGGTCGACGGCGCGCACATCTACGAGCCGGACCCCGCGGCGCGCGCGGCGAACCGGCGGCTGGCGGACCGGTGGCTCGAGGTGGCGCGCATCCTGGGCGCGCCGCAGGTGCGCATCGACGCGGGCGGGCCGGCGGAATTGCCGGAGGACGTGTTCGCGATCCTTGTGGACGGTTACCGCGACCTGATCGCGCGCGCGGGAGAGCAGGGGATCGAAATCCTCATGGAGAACCATTGGGGACCGACCGTGATCCCGGATAACGTGGTGCGCATACTGGACGCCGTGGACGGATTGGGCCTCTTGTTCGACAGCCACAACTGGGCGCCGGGCATGGCCGAGCGCGGCTGGACGCTCTGCGCGAAGTATGCGCGCTCGACGCATTTCAAGACCTTCTCCTTCGACGCGGACGGCAACGAGCCGTCCGTCGACCTGCCCCGCGCTATACGCTTGCTCGTGGAAGCGGGCTATGACGGCTGCTGGGGCATCGAAAGCTGCCCGGAGGACGGCGACGAATATGGCGCGGTGCGGAAGACCGCCGCGCTGATCAAGAGGTCGCTCAAAGAACTGAGATGGCATCCGGAGTGACACGCATGGACTTGAACGAAA
It encodes:
- a CDS encoding TIM barrel protein — its product is MRLSIGGYSFHRLLEAGKQDIFQYIRDCKELGATQLDPWNAQLAPIRDTDLVAHAGSNPGNARLSAQDDAYLARVREAADNAGLPFGCIAVDGAHIYEPDPAARAANRRLADRWLEVARILGAPQVRIDAGGPAELPEDVFAILVDGYRDLIARAGEQGIEILMENHWGPTVIPDNVVRILDAVDGLGLLFDSHNWAPGMAERGWTLCAKYARSTHFKTFSFDADGNEPSVDLPRAIRLLVEAGYDGCWGIESCPEDGDEYGAVRKTAALIKRSLKELRWHPE
- the hisF gene encoding imidazole glycerol phosphate synthase subunit HisF, which gives rise to MSKSARIMPCLDMQNGRVVKGVHFVDIRDAGDPVACAQAYCAAGADELALLDITATVENRPTMLAVVRRVAEAATIPFTVGGGINSIEAAAAVLDAGADKVSVSSAAFRKPELISEMAARFGAESVTVAIDVDRNPALASGYEVYVDGGRTATGGDAVEFAKKMAGLGASCILPTSKAGDGARTGYDLPVIRAIAGAVSVPVVASGGAGKLEHFYEAVEAGASILLAASVFHFHLIGIPELKAYLQSRGVTVPD
- a CDS encoding immunoglobulin domain-containing protein — protein: LPGPTGCAGGNGAVGGAGGAGAKGGTGGAGGKGGDGGYGVPGIVKLHGSVVLGEDLTVVADNRYDPGSDSTDYQGKLTIISNMNSTAVNDHLPLLSNPSNANRVHVGVTTNDSLLKDDSIYAGSAVQCPLVPELTTGPAVAGLLRPGYWNQAVVDSATPVQTKNGCELYLLSGASSVYDGFDQVVVKNVSGGGVIGMFLQVAGYPPVLINTTGDLAAGDVWTTTIEAGLAGLPVLVQGATITSHPQNADRWPGAASVKFSVTAVGDTPLTYQWYRDLDADGEPDPEEVIDGATSPDLNLYNVQESDQGHYLCTVTNVARTVKSNPAFLNIFDGPEIVVHPVPLSKWPGESAQFAVLATGPGLNYQWQFQHGSTGDWESLPLEITATLDIDPVQESHEGDYRCVVSNPVDTVTSNPATLTVKDLPQIVKHPEDVTAPVGTPNIFFSVIATGTSLDYRWETNRTGAWEIIAGETASTLVIPFMQASDVGQYRCRVANGGLPYDDSSGLGGGVLSNEATLSAGDPGILQQPQSLTVNPLDLAEFTVVSVTAGDPADLTYQWYKDDTPILLEQNPSAQSQTLSIAEAVEADEGVYKVRIDGPGGYVVSSTATLTVNDLPVITQQPQDLRVDAGGLASFTVTVDSVLPVSYQWRYTDPVTLVTTNILDANADTYTIPSATDDDDGLYECAVTSAATVNTGPVVSDRAQLVVGHVLEITALSGGGAVYVGDPIFFSITTQYGLGTRTYQWYKDAVPVGPSAQSTQETCTFDATVVVSADFVHAGAYVCRISDDRGTVVSDPLQVEVFAHLGKPEVAVAVNGLPYEARPVECTVGDAVTLIASVTGGMPPLDRNWLFESGTGNKVLPDSWTENGPEAIIEEIEPDNEGWYAVEIGDSGSDLGVSDPVYISVDLGLPVGGLIGLVGLSAACSLAGLLTLRRRR